One window from the genome of Erwinia sorbitola encodes:
- the bcsE gene encoding cellulose biosynthesis protein BcsE, with protein MTISFTLGLGQVQNELVLLQLPGCYWITVNRQEDARLLVRQVIATQRALILISTAEKPETLLMPAPQGEPNKITIFPLPETSEALQNLTEDLSHALVNKPQLVIFYTAFSSWEKLSQAELINWLKEMQKWLAARKSTLLIITSGSGINNLRNELQTLYRHLEGLSHLEWQQDSWNYRVNWWCSKSGMLADRELRLSLLQDSFIQLNESGQNTPLALNDEYLYLAEKNVLEGAPSLSSAWTLFDDNNLLASRAQQASAATVIFNLHHNDQIATLAGDIHNLRRTRGSGLKIVVREMQTALRYSDERLLLACGVNAIVPYNVSVSRFLTTLEGLQGQRYNRHVPDDLTILLKSMQPLQEKGYLPVDHFCRSVTRLINNTMLPEDGKGLLIGLRPVPQLGPEQALALCKPRRYGDLVTHTGDRLYLFLSSCCYTDLNTALQYIFRLPLDEIFTHRLVWFEDVQILAEVQQIAELAPGDWRDTTKELEEHPPSTELITPAVRLVPDDISLKSPPDKEDSE; from the coding sequence ATGACGATTTCATTTACCTTAGGGCTTGGACAAGTTCAAAATGAATTAGTGTTGCTACAGCTTCCAGGATGCTACTGGATAACGGTTAACCGGCAGGAGGATGCGCGCCTGCTGGTGCGTCAGGTCATTGCTACGCAACGCGCATTAATCCTGATAAGCACTGCCGAAAAGCCTGAGACACTCCTGATGCCAGCCCCCCAGGGCGAGCCGAATAAAATCACGATATTTCCCCTGCCTGAAACCTCAGAAGCACTGCAAAATCTGACAGAAGATTTATCTCACGCGTTAGTTAACAAGCCCCAGCTCGTAATATTTTATACCGCCTTCAGCAGCTGGGAGAAGCTATCCCAGGCAGAATTAATTAACTGGCTGAAAGAAATGCAGAAATGGTTAGCCGCCAGAAAATCAACTCTGTTGATAATCACCAGCGGCTCCGGAATTAATAACCTGCGAAATGAGTTACAAACTCTTTACCGGCATTTAGAAGGTTTGTCACATCTTGAGTGGCAGCAGGACAGCTGGAATTACCGGGTAAACTGGTGGTGTAGTAAAAGTGGAATGTTAGCAGATCGTGAACTGCGTCTCAGTTTACTTCAGGACTCTTTTATTCAGCTAAATGAAAGCGGGCAAAATACCCCGTTAGCGTTAAATGACGAATATCTTTATCTCGCGGAAAAAAATGTGCTGGAAGGTGCGCCGTCCCTCTCCAGCGCCTGGACGCTATTTGATGATAACAACCTGCTTGCCAGCCGTGCGCAGCAGGCCAGCGCCGCCACGGTGATTTTTAATCTGCATCATAATGACCAGATTGCCACGCTGGCGGGTGATATCCACAACCTGCGCCGTACACGCGGCAGCGGCCTGAAAATCGTGGTACGTGAGATGCAAACAGCGCTGCGCTACAGCGATGAACGCCTGCTGCTGGCCTGCGGTGTGAATGCTATTGTGCCTTATAACGTCAGCGTGTCGCGCTTTCTCACCACCCTGGAAGGGCTACAGGGCCAGCGCTATAACCGCCATGTGCCTGACGATCTCACTATTTTACTTAAGTCGATGCAGCCGCTACAGGAAAAAGGCTATCTGCCGGTAGATCATTTCTGCCGTTCCGTAACGCGCCTGATTAATAACACCATGCTACCGGAAGATGGTAAAGGCCTGCTGATTGGACTACGGCCGGTGCCGCAACTCGGCCCCGAACAGGCGCTGGCGCTCTGCAAACCGCGCCGTTACGGTGACCTGGTGACGCACACTGGCGACCGGCTCTATCTGTTCCTCTCCTCCTGCTGCTATACCGACCTGAATACCGCCCTGCAATATATCTTTCGTCTGCCCCTTGATGAGATTTTCACTCACCGGCTGGTATGGTTTGAAGATGTGCAGATTCTCGCTGAAGTACAGCAAATAGCGGAACTCGCCCCTGGCGACTGGCGTGATACCACGAAAGAGCTGGAGGAGCATCCCCCTTCAACAGAGCTGATTACTCCTGCCGTTCGCCTGGTGCCGGACGATATCTCACTAAAATCGCCTCCTGATAAAGAGGATTCGGAGTGA